In Trichocoleus desertorum NBK24, the following are encoded in one genomic region:
- a CDS encoding peptidylprolyl isomerase, with the protein MTVILQVGDRPITAAEIIPLLARYQLLPQLLREVLLDQVTTPYTCTPEEVAQACQHFYAQNQLISEEAQQAWLSQRQLTPEEFKARTERGLRIEKFKQATWGIKLESYFLQRKGQMDKVIYSLIRTQDVGIAQELYFRIQEGEQFFADLAREYSQGPESQTGGLIGPVELSVPHPQLARVLSMSQPGQLWPPTQLGEWVVIVRLEKFIPAQLDEPMRQRLLNELFNNWLQEQLHQINAVNNSGAVATSASS; encoded by the coding sequence ATGACTGTGATTCTACAAGTTGGTGATCGCCCCATCACTGCCGCAGAAATCATTCCGCTTTTGGCACGATACCAACTACTACCTCAGCTATTGCGAGAGGTATTGCTCGATCAGGTGACTACTCCTTACACTTGTACACCGGAAGAAGTTGCTCAAGCCTGTCAGCACTTTTATGCCCAAAACCAGCTGATATCAGAGGAGGCACAGCAGGCTTGGTTGTCGCAGCGTCAGCTAACGCCTGAGGAGTTTAAGGCTAGGACTGAGCGGGGATTACGAATCGAAAAATTTAAGCAGGCCACTTGGGGAATCAAGCTAGAATCTTACTTTTTGCAGAGAAAAGGGCAAATGGACAAGGTGATTTATTCTCTTATCCGGACCCAAGATGTGGGGATTGCTCAAGAACTCTATTTTCGCATCCAAGAAGGTGAGCAATTTTTTGCGGACTTAGCACGGGAATATTCTCAAGGGCCTGAATCTCAAACGGGAGGTTTAATTGGTCCTGTGGAGTTGAGCGTTCCTCACCCACAATTAGCAAGAGTACTGTCAATGAGCCAGCCAGGGCAGTTGTGGCCTCCAACCCAGTTGGGAGAATGGGTGGTGATTGTGCGGTTGGAAAAATTCATACCAGCGCAATTAGACGAACCCATGCGCCAAAGGCTGCTGAACGAGCTGTTTAATAATTGGCTGCAAGAGCAGCTTCATCAAATCAACGCTGTTAATAACTCTGGTGCTGTTGCTACTTCTGCTTCCTCATGA
- a CDS encoding peptidase domain-containing ABC transporter: protein MTYTTNTIQEFLTQVPGFSQLSPATVTRLLPKFQLLRYRMGQAILVREKLPVQIAILYEGQARYLGYDPRTQLPSTLKLLNPGEVLGWAGLLRGMPCETAIASNEVICITLATTDFLELIEQEPGFAAAFRQRCALVEAFDLLGAELERQPINRAINLKDFTQQVWPEAVVMNLPKGRTQLSQLDPSLIWLVSGGGTVTNQPVGSRLNAFISQPYVSVEGPSAARLVGFPATALGEVHAEANGSALVLNDAAELVPFPEAEAELEAEGVDIPYAPEKVPGDSSATLTQQAKGKQKYPYIRARGPLNATLACFQMLAQHLGLPFRRDVVHRVLTNQMDRSGSMSLQVCGAIAELMGLNAQLVNVPAATVSRLPAPALIRWQDSCAVLYEISDKAIVLAVPETGIRRLKPADFAEIWGQEGQVLLLKPTKQTPKQRFGLGWFLPSLIRYRKVLIEVLIASFFVQLFSLANPLMLQIIIDRVLVQNSLDTLNVLGIFLLLMAFFESLLMSLRTYLFVDTTNRIDMALGSEIIDHLLRLPLKYFEKRPVGELSSRINELENIRQFLTGTALTVVLDAVFSVIYIVVMFIYSWLLALVALATIPLFAILTALVSPIIRRQLRAKAERNAETQSYLVEVMSGIQTVKAQNIELRSRWQWQERYARYVSAGFQTVLTSTTAGATSNLLNKVSGLLVLWVGAYLVIAGQLTLGQLFAFRIIAGYVTTPLLRLTQLWQNFQETALSLERLSDIIDTPQEADELDRQNIPMPTIKGAVTYDDVVFSFNKNSAPQLNHISIEFPAGIFVGVVGQSGSGKSTLMKLLPRLYEPESGRILIDNYDINKVELYSLRRQVGIVPQEPLLFDGTVQENIALTQPDASSEEIIAAAKVAAAHDFIMTLPNGYNTRVGERGAALSGGQRQRVAIARTVLQNPRLLILDEATSALDYDTERQVCLNLAEAFRDRTVFFITHRLSTIKNANMILMMDKGSIVETGLHEELMAIKGRYYCLYQQQESQM, encoded by the coding sequence ATGACTTACACCACAAACACAATTCAAGAGTTTTTAACGCAAGTTCCTGGCTTCAGCCAGTTATCGCCCGCTACTGTCACGCGGCTATTGCCAAAATTTCAGTTACTGCGTTACCGCATGGGTCAGGCGATCCTAGTACGAGAAAAACTGCCTGTTCAGATTGCTATTTTGTATGAAGGGCAAGCTCGCTACTTAGGTTACGACCCACGAACCCAACTGCCCAGTACGTTGAAGTTATTAAATCCTGGAGAGGTATTAGGCTGGGCGGGGCTTTTGCGGGGTATGCCTTGCGAGACCGCGATCGCTTCTAATGAGGTGATTTGTATTACTCTTGCAACCACCGACTTCCTAGAACTAATTGAGCAAGAGCCAGGATTTGCTGCCGCGTTTCGTCAACGTTGTGCGTTAGTGGAAGCCTTTGACTTGCTTGGAGCAGAACTAGAGCGCCAACCTATTAATAGAGCTATTAATCTTAAAGACTTTACCCAGCAGGTGTGGCCAGAAGCTGTAGTCATGAATTTGCCTAAAGGCAGGACACAGCTCAGCCAGCTTGACCCTAGTTTAATTTGGTTAGTTAGTGGCGGTGGCACAGTTACCAACCAGCCAGTAGGCAGTCGCCTTAATGCTTTTATCTCTCAACCCTATGTCAGTGTGGAGGGGCCAAGTGCGGCCCGTCTCGTTGGGTTCCCTGCTACCGCTTTAGGAGAGGTGCATGCAGAAGCTAATGGTTCAGCTCTGGTACTGAATGATGCGGCTGAATTAGTGCCCTTCCCAGAGGCTGAGGCCGAACTAGAGGCGGAAGGTGTAGACATTCCTTACGCGCCTGAGAAGGTACCAGGAGATTCAAGTGCTACCCTGACGCAACAGGCTAAGGGGAAACAGAAATATCCTTACATCCGAGCGAGAGGGCCACTCAACGCGACTCTAGCTTGTTTCCAAATGTTGGCGCAGCATTTGGGTCTACCTTTTCGGCGGGATGTGGTGCATCGGGTTTTAACGAATCAGATGGATCGCTCAGGTAGCATGTCTCTACAAGTCTGTGGCGCGATCGCAGAATTGATGGGGTTAAATGCCCAACTGGTTAATGTACCCGCCGCAACTGTGAGCCGCCTGCCTGCCCCAGCGTTGATCCGTTGGCAAGATAGCTGTGCAGTGCTGTATGAGATTAGTGATAAAGCGATTGTGCTGGCTGTCCCAGAAACAGGAATTCGGCGATTAAAACCAGCGGACTTTGCAGAGATCTGGGGGCAAGAAGGTCAGGTTTTATTGCTAAAGCCTACCAAACAAACGCCCAAGCAACGGTTTGGCCTCGGTTGGTTTTTGCCATCCTTGATTCGGTATCGCAAGGTTTTAATTGAAGTTTTAATCGCTTCCTTTTTTGTGCAGCTATTCAGTTTGGCCAACCCTTTGATGCTGCAAATCATCATTGACCGAGTGTTGGTCCAAAACAGTCTGGACACTTTGAATGTCCTCGGCATCTTCTTACTGCTAATGGCGTTTTTCGAGTCGCTGTTAATGAGCTTGCGAACCTATTTGTTCGTCGATACCACCAACCGGATCGACATGGCTTTGGGTTCAGAGATTATTGACCACCTCCTCCGATTGCCTCTGAAATATTTTGAGAAGCGCCCAGTAGGGGAACTGTCTAGTCGCATCAATGAGCTAGAAAATATCCGCCAATTTTTAACTGGAACAGCGCTAACTGTAGTGCTAGATGCCGTGTTCTCGGTCATCTACATCGTGGTCATGTTTATCTACAGTTGGCTGTTGGCTCTTGTCGCTTTAGCCACAATTCCTCTGTTTGCTATTCTGACAGCTTTAGTTTCTCCCATTATCCGACGACAGTTGCGGGCCAAAGCAGAGCGTAACGCTGAAACGCAATCTTACTTAGTGGAGGTGATGTCTGGAATTCAGACGGTCAAGGCTCAAAACATTGAGTTGCGATCGCGCTGGCAATGGCAAGAGCGCTATGCTCGCTACGTGAGCGCTGGATTCCAAACGGTTCTGACTTCTACGACTGCTGGTGCGACTAGCAACTTACTCAACAAAGTTTCTGGTTTGCTGGTGCTCTGGGTAGGGGCTTACCTGGTAATTGCGGGCCAGTTAACCTTAGGACAGTTATTTGCCTTCCGGATTATTGCTGGCTACGTGACCACACCCTTACTGCGTTTGACGCAACTGTGGCAAAACTTTCAGGAAACTGCCCTCTCGTTAGAGCGTCTAAGCGATATTATCGACACTCCCCAAGAGGCAGATGAGCTGGATCGGCAAAACATTCCGATGCCCACGATCAAAGGGGCGGTTACCTACGATGATGTGGTCTTCAGCTTTAATAAAAATAGTGCACCTCAACTCAATCACATCAGCATCGAATTCCCTGCTGGTATTTTTGTGGGCGTGGTAGGGCAGAGTGGTTCGGGTAAAAGCACTTTAATGAAGCTGTTACCGCGTCTCTATGAACCAGAGTCCGGACGCATCTTAATCGATAATTACGACATTAACAAAGTGGAGTTGTATTCCCTGCGGCGACAGGTCGGCATTGTGCCACAGGAGCCGCTACTGTTTGATGGCACTGTTCAAGAAAACATTGCGCTAACTCAACCAGATGCTTCTTCGGAAGAAATTATCGCTGCTGCTAAGGTGGCGGCGGCCCATGATTTCATCATGACGTTGCCAAATGGCTATAACACTCGCGTAGGTGAACGGGGAGCGGCGCTCTCTGGGGGCCAGCGACAACGGGTAGCGATCGCTCGAACCGTGTTGCAAAATCCTCGTCTCTTGATTTTGGACGAGGCAACCAGTGCTTTGGACTACGACACTGAACGGCAAGTGTGTCTGAACTTGGCAGAAGCTTTTAGAGATCGCACCGTGTTCTTTATCACGCACCGTCTAAGCACCATTAAGAACGCCAACATGATTTTGATGATGGACAAAGGTTCTATCGTCGAAACCGGACTGCATGAAGAACTAATGGCAATCAAAGGGCGCTACTACTGCCTCTATCAACAACAAGAGTCGCAAATGTAG
- a CDS encoding HlyD family efflux transporter periplasmic adaptor subunit codes for MMINQQNGAKLNQQLPPTPEVASYSAKSTTFDQPVVLQQPATWSRAIVWSIVAVTTASIIWACIAKIEEAVSSQGKLEPQGAVKEVQAPVAGVVKEIYVKEGDRVKQGQTLLSFDPTAARAQEKSLLNIRTALMQENQFYRSQLVGLASPASTDQAAIALKLPTEIASLTKSRVNLLAENQMYRAQLTGAPQGGNFSIDQMARLQSSRDEFNSRAASAQLETKQLERQYSQNQVSLANARDSLAVNQRILDGIRPLYEEGGIAKIQYLKQEQEVRSGQAEVERLGQEQQRLQFAIAQAQQQLQNTVSQTQKDVLTLMANNDQRIAEIDSQLTKAIVENEKRLDEINSQLSQAQLTLKYQDIKAPTDGIIFDVKAGGPGFVANPSEAVLKIVPSDQLVAKVYITNRDIGFIKEGMDVDVRIDSFPFSEFGDIKGQLTSIGSDALPPDELRQYYSFPAKITLDAQTLRIRGREVPLQSGMSVSTNIKIRQRTVMSIFVDLFAKQLDGMKAIR; via the coding sequence ATGATGATTAACCAGCAAAATGGAGCCAAGTTGAATCAACAGCTACCTCCTACCCCAGAAGTAGCTTCTTATTCAGCGAAATCGACAACTTTTGACCAACCTGTTGTTCTCCAGCAACCTGCCACTTGGTCACGAGCCATTGTTTGGAGTATCGTTGCTGTTACCACAGCTTCAATCATCTGGGCCTGTATAGCCAAAATTGAGGAAGCGGTCAGTTCTCAGGGCAAGCTGGAGCCGCAAGGCGCTGTGAAAGAAGTGCAAGCTCCAGTCGCAGGGGTTGTTAAAGAAATTTATGTCAAGGAAGGCGATCGCGTTAAGCAAGGGCAAACGCTCCTCAGTTTTGATCCCACCGCAGCGCGAGCCCAAGAGAAGTCGCTGCTGAATATTCGTACTGCCTTGATGCAGGAAAATCAGTTTTATCGGTCTCAACTCGTTGGTTTGGCTTCCCCAGCCAGCACCGATCAAGCGGCGATCGCACTGAAACTACCTACAGAGATTGCTTCCCTGACCAAGAGCCGAGTGAACCTCTTGGCAGAAAACCAAATGTATCGCGCTCAGCTTACAGGTGCTCCCCAAGGAGGTAATTTCTCCATTGATCAAATGGCGCGCCTGCAATCCAGTCGAGATGAATTTAATTCGCGGGCGGCATCAGCTCAGTTGGAGACAAAACAACTGGAGCGCCAGTACAGTCAAAACCAAGTGTCTCTAGCTAATGCCAGGGATAGTTTGGCGGTGAACCAGCGAATTTTAGATGGCATTCGACCACTGTATGAAGAAGGTGGCATTGCTAAGATTCAGTATTTGAAGCAAGAACAAGAAGTTCGCTCTGGTCAAGCTGAAGTTGAACGCCTAGGTCAGGAACAGCAGCGCTTGCAATTCGCGATCGCTCAAGCTCAACAACAGCTACAAAACACCGTCTCTCAGACACAAAAAGATGTTCTGACTTTGATGGCAAATAATGATCAACGCATTGCGGAAATTGACAGCCAATTGACCAAGGCGATCGTTGAAAATGAAAAACGGCTTGACGAAATTAATAGTCAACTTAGTCAAGCCCAACTGACGTTGAAATATCAGGATATTAAGGCTCCTACTGATGGCATTATTTTTGATGTCAAAGCAGGTGGCCCCGGCTTTGTCGCGAACCCCAGTGAGGCTGTGCTCAAGATTGTGCCCAGCGATCAGCTAGTCGCCAAGGTTTATATTACAAACCGAGACATCGGCTTCATCAAAGAAGGCATGGATGTGGATGTCAGAATCGACTCTTTTCCCTTTAGTGAGTTTGGAGATATTAAAGGCCAATTAACCTCCATTGGTTCTGATGCTTTACCTCCCGACGAACTGCGGCAGTACTACAGCTTCCCCGCGAAAATTACTCTAGATGCTCAAACACTCCGGATCAGAGGGCGAGAAGTACCCCTGCAATCGGGTATGTCCGTGAGCACCAATATTAAGATCCGCCAGCGCACCGTCATGAGCATCTTTGTTGACTTATTTGCGAAGCAGTTGGATGGTATGAAGGCGATCAGATAA
- the recJ gene encoding single-stranded-DNA-specific exonuclease RecJ translates to MLEQQVQPVPILQADAHHVTSEPPAWFVQAVQQQAIGLPGHYVAQLLWQRGIQDPEQLAGFLHPQFYQPASPFEFGQEMQWAVERLQQAHNQNEVVAIWGDFDADGITATAVLWDGLGQFFSQGDRLLYYIPNRLIESHGLSQQGLDRLAAQGCQLVVTCDTGSTNLAEIKYAQNLGMDVIVTDHHTLPPERPDATAIINPRYLLPTHPLAHLSGVAVAYKLVEALYQTWHEVPQQPLTHLLDLVAIGLIADLVQLTGDCRYLAQQGIEQLQQHLINHEAGVKPTRPGIARLLELCKKTGDRPTDISFGLGPRINAVSRIQGDAHFCVELLTSRDEQRCRQLAEETELANIRRKALQREVTHQVKDRLAQLDLSTTSVIVLVDTQWPIGVLGLVAGQIAQEYGRPTILLNADSLDLDLTTPNSTSETRSPASALARGSARSVNQIDLYQLVQEQAYLLHSFGGHPFAAGLSLPVANIPLFTEAVNRQLRQQNCGTPASTSANQADLVVTVAELGKTLFRELKLLEPCGMGNPVPKLLIQDCWFERSWHRNIQDWQGRKVQYIKTEFALRDHSTTFGFPGVWWGHYKEELPSGRCDVVVELDFNTYENRQRGKKPHYEIRLLEVFPVSEATLLNQLPHPVDWLIDWRGEPEPFTPDTQTLWINQCPASWGELQAWFRRAIQAGQRLAIAYPPPNLIAPTQIWQQLIGIAKYLSRTGRSATRNQLHEKLGIGDRSLQLGFQALQCLGFAVTYAEQGFQVEFQAKADPTSVEMQLTEAVQQFLGVVQEEQFRRQYFYRVPLSTLEAVAQQTMLLQSHRSPEAHVAE, encoded by the coding sequence ATGCTGGAGCAGCAAGTACAGCCCGTGCCAATATTGCAAGCAGATGCTCATCACGTCACATCTGAGCCCCCTGCTTGGTTTGTTCAGGCTGTGCAGCAGCAGGCTATAGGTCTCCCTGGCCATTATGTAGCTCAGTTATTGTGGCAGCGGGGAATTCAAGACCCAGAGCAACTTGCTGGTTTTTTGCACCCACAGTTTTATCAGCCAGCCAGCCCGTTTGAGTTTGGTCAGGAGATGCAATGGGCTGTTGAGCGCCTCCAGCAAGCACATAACCAGAATGAAGTTGTAGCAATTTGGGGAGATTTTGACGCGGATGGCATTACAGCCACAGCCGTACTTTGGGATGGGCTTGGCCAATTTTTTAGTCAGGGCGATCGCCTACTTTACTACATCCCCAATCGCTTGATTGAGTCTCATGGTCTGTCTCAACAGGGACTCGATCGCTTAGCCGCTCAAGGTTGTCAGTTAGTAGTTACTTGCGATACGGGTAGCACCAATCTGGCCGAAATCAAGTACGCCCAAAATTTAGGCATGGATGTGATTGTCACCGATCACCATACTCTGCCGCCAGAACGCCCTGATGCGACAGCAATTATCAACCCTCGCTATTTGCTGCCAACTCATCCTTTAGCTCATCTTTCTGGGGTGGCTGTTGCCTACAAACTGGTGGAAGCCCTCTACCAAACTTGGCATGAAGTCCCGCAACAACCGCTCACACATCTACTGGATTTGGTCGCCATTGGCCTGATTGCTGATCTGGTTCAGCTTACCGGAGATTGTCGGTATCTAGCCCAGCAAGGGATTGAGCAATTGCAGCAGCATCTAATTAATCATGAGGCGGGAGTCAAACCAACTCGACCGGGGATTGCTCGTTTGTTGGAGCTGTGCAAAAAAACAGGCGATCGCCCCACGGATATTTCTTTTGGATTGGGTCCTCGAATTAATGCAGTCAGTCGGATTCAAGGCGATGCCCATTTTTGTGTGGAATTGCTCACTAGTCGGGACGAACAGCGCTGTCGGCAGTTGGCCGAAGAAACAGAGCTAGCCAATATTCGCCGCAAAGCTCTACAGCGAGAAGTGACCCACCAGGTCAAAGACAGACTGGCTCAGCTAGATCTCTCAACTACCAGCGTTATTGTCCTAGTTGATACTCAATGGCCCATTGGGGTCTTAGGCCTAGTCGCGGGACAAATCGCTCAAGAATATGGTCGCCCTACAATTTTGCTCAACGCTGATTCGCTAGATCTGGATTTGACGACACCCAACTCAACCAGCGAGACGCGATCGCCCGCTTCAGCTTTGGCTAGAGGATCGGCGCGATCGGTGAATCAAATTGATCTTTACCAGCTCGTACAAGAGCAAGCCTACTTACTTCATAGCTTTGGGGGGCATCCCTTTGCAGCAGGGCTGAGCCTACCAGTTGCTAATATTCCCCTGTTTACTGAAGCCGTTAATCGCCAACTACGACAGCAAAACTGCGGCACCCCTGCTTCGACTTCTGCCAATCAAGCTGATCTAGTGGTCACAGTGGCGGAGTTAGGCAAAACTCTATTCCGCGAACTTAAGCTGCTAGAACCCTGTGGTATGGGAAATCCTGTTCCCAAGCTCCTCATCCAAGATTGCTGGTTTGAGCGGTCTTGGCACCGCAACATCCAAGATTGGCAAGGTCGAAAAGTTCAGTACATCAAAACAGAATTTGCCCTGCGCGATCATTCGACTACGTTTGGCTTTCCGGGAGTTTGGTGGGGGCACTACAAAGAAGAACTTCCCTCAGGACGCTGTGACGTGGTTGTAGAACTGGATTTCAATACCTACGAAAATCGTCAACGTGGCAAAAAACCACACTACGAAATTCGGCTGTTAGAGGTGTTTCCGGTCAGCGAAGCAACGTTACTGAACCAACTCCCTCACCCTGTGGATTGGCTCATCGATTGGCGGGGAGAACCTGAACCCTTTACACCAGACACACAGACATTGTGGATAAACCAATGCCCAGCGAGTTGGGGAGAATTACAAGCTTGGTTTCGTCGAGCGATTCAAGCAGGACAGCGATTGGCGATCGCTTATCCACCTCCGAACCTGATTGCTCCTACCCAAATTTGGCAGCAGTTGATCGGCATTGCTAAATATCTCAGCCGTACGGGTCGTTCTGCCACTCGCAACCAGTTGCATGAAAAACTGGGGATCGGCGATCGCTCGTTGCAATTGGGCTTTCAAGCGTTGCAGTGTCTCGGCTTTGCTGTCACCTATGCTGAGCAGGGATTCCAAGTGGAGTTTCAAGCGAAAGCTGACCCTACATCTGTAGAGATGCAATTAACGGAAGCGGTGCAGCAATTCTTGGGAGTTGTTCAAGAAGAGCAGTTTCGTCGCCAATATTTTTATCGAGTGCCCTTGTCAACGCTAGAAGCAGTAGCTCAGCAAACAATGTTGCTGCAATCTCACCGCTCACCTGAGGCACATGTAGCTGAATAG
- a CDS encoding YdcF family protein — MKLKGKRRQHSYRKNSVAKVWSRPVKLGLWGIGLLLGLWLLINTIALRSAALGPVDAVFVLGGSIRREIYVTELAKQHPETPILISQGSQDPCIWLIFQRAQAPIRQVWLEKCADSTFGNFYFNIPLLRQWQVHKAKLVTSPTHLPRAKWMAQILLGAHGIWVEPDLVKEEGVPGNRESWIKTGLDVARSLVWAAVSQVYTPKCTDVIPLSEVNIQEWQQRGFECEHQGKVQ, encoded by the coding sequence ATGAAGCTGAAAGGTAAGCGTCGCCAGCATTCATACAGGAAAAATTCGGTAGCTAAGGTTTGGAGCCGTCCTGTCAAACTTGGACTTTGGGGAATCGGCCTACTATTAGGTCTATGGCTCCTGATTAATACGATAGCGTTGCGATCGGCAGCTTTGGGGCCAGTTGATGCTGTTTTCGTGCTCGGGGGTAGTATCCGCCGTGAAATTTATGTGACTGAACTCGCGAAACAACATCCCGAAACCCCGATTCTGATTTCTCAAGGCTCTCAAGATCCTTGCATCTGGCTTATTTTTCAACGTGCTCAAGCCCCCATCAGGCAAGTTTGGTTAGAAAAGTGTGCCGATTCTACATTCGGTAATTTCTACTTCAACATTCCACTGTTACGACAGTGGCAGGTACACAAAGCCAAGCTGGTCACTTCTCCCACCCATCTCCCTAGAGCCAAGTGGATGGCACAGATTTTATTGGGAGCACATGGCATTTGGGTAGAGCCAGATCTTGTCAAAGAAGAAGGCGTTCCTGGTAATCGTGAGTCTTGGATCAAGACTGGCCTAGATGTAGCGCGGAGTTTAGTCTGGGCGGCAGTCAGCCAGGTTTATACTCCCAAGTGCACTGATGTGATTCCCCTGAGCGAAGTCAACATTCAGGAATGGCAACAGCGAGGATTTGAATGTGAGCATCAAGGGAAAGTTCAGTAG
- the ctpB gene encoding carboxyl-terminal processing protease CtpB has translation MNQSPRHSHLLQVALCGGAIATAATLTLFGPGLSRSVRAALQDSPKTVLDEAWQIVNRDYVDGTFNQKDWQAVRQSLLGKNYSSREEAYAALRKSLEQLNDPYTRFLDPKQYQALNSQTSGELSGVGIRLELNEKTKTLTVVEPIENSPALKSGIQAGDRILAINGKPTKGMTVEDASNLIRGDVGTKVTLRIERDTKSAFDVPLQRARIELPTVRYSLRQEGSKRVGYIRLNEFSAHAPEQMRRAIQDLTGQKVDAFVLDLRSNPGGLLQASIDISRMWMDSGSIVRTVNRKGENEELAANRTALTKLPLAVLVDGNSASSSEIVTGALKDNGRATVIGSQTFGKALVQSVHSLSDGSGLAVTIAHYYTPDGTDISQKGITPDVKIDLTDAQRQQLVSNPKMIGTKDDPQYLRALNVLEAEFAKVKQPTAAQRQSRNTCLLPGFACRSNAQ, from the coding sequence ATGAACCAGTCCCCCAGACATTCCCATCTGCTCCAAGTTGCTCTTTGTGGCGGGGCGATCGCTACTGCTGCTACCCTCACGTTATTTGGTCCTGGTCTTAGTCGCTCAGTCCGAGCTGCTCTGCAAGATAGTCCCAAAACGGTTTTGGATGAAGCTTGGCAGATTGTGAATCGCGATTATGTGGATGGTACGTTTAACCAAAAAGACTGGCAGGCAGTCCGACAGAGTTTGCTTGGCAAAAACTATAGTTCTCGCGAGGAAGCTTATGCAGCGCTACGCAAATCCTTGGAGCAACTCAACGATCCTTACACCCGCTTTCTAGACCCCAAGCAATACCAGGCGTTAAATAGCCAAACTTCGGGAGAACTCTCTGGCGTTGGGATTCGCTTAGAGCTCAACGAGAAGACTAAAACTTTGACAGTGGTAGAGCCGATTGAAAACTCTCCTGCTTTGAAGTCAGGGATTCAAGCGGGCGATCGCATTTTGGCAATCAACGGCAAGCCCACCAAAGGAATGACCGTAGAGGATGCTTCTAATCTGATTCGGGGAGACGTTGGTACTAAAGTTACCCTACGCATTGAGCGCGATACTAAGTCTGCTTTTGATGTGCCTTTGCAACGGGCTCGGATTGAGCTACCCACGGTACGCTACAGCCTGCGCCAAGAAGGCTCGAAGCGAGTTGGCTATATTCGCTTGAATGAGTTTAGTGCTCACGCTCCAGAGCAAATGCGGCGAGCTATTCAAGACCTGACAGGCCAAAAAGTAGATGCCTTTGTGCTCGACTTGCGGAGTAACCCTGGTGGTTTATTGCAAGCTAGTATTGACATTTCTCGGATGTGGATGGACTCCGGCTCAATTGTCCGCACCGTGAATCGTAAAGGTGAAAACGAAGAATTGGCCGCCAATCGCACCGCCCTCACCAAGTTACCGCTCGCCGTTTTGGTAGATGGTAATTCCGCTAGCTCCAGTGAGATCGTAACTGGTGCTCTCAAAGACAACGGACGTGCCACTGTAATAGGTAGCCAAACTTTTGGTAAAGCTCTAGTACAGTCTGTTCACTCTTTGTCCGATGGTTCTGGGCTGGCTGTGACCATTGCCCACTACTACACTCCTGATGGGACTGATATTAGCCAGAAGGGAATTACACCTGACGTCAAGATTGACTTAACGGATGCTCAACGTCAGCAGTTAGTGTCTAATCCAAAGATGATTGGTACTAAGGATGATCCCCAGTATCTACGAGCCCTGAATGTGCTAGAAGCAGAGTTTGCCAAGGTCAAGCAACCTACCGCTGCTCAGCGTCAGAGCCGCAATACCTGTTTACTCCCAGGATTTGCTTGTCGGTCTAATGCCCAATAG
- a CDS encoding molybdenum cofactor biosynthesis protein B, producing the protein MTHQPHPDSANIVVSCAVITVSDTRSFESDRSGQAIQQLLSTAGHQVHEYTIVPDEPAQIQAQIQALSQRVDLDAVIVNGGTGIAPRDTTYDAIEKLLEKTLPGFGELFRWLSYQEIGSRAIASRAVAGVYQNKLIFSVPGSTNAVTLAMEKLILPELVHLASQIQLKP; encoded by the coding sequence ATGACTCACCAGCCGCATCCTGATTCAGCAAATATTGTCGTAAGTTGCGCTGTGATTACGGTTAGTGATACTCGATCTTTTGAGAGCGATCGCAGTGGTCAGGCAATTCAGCAATTACTTTCGACCGCAGGGCATCAGGTCCATGAGTACACCATCGTCCCAGACGAACCTGCCCAAATTCAGGCGCAAATCCAAGCCCTGAGTCAACGAGTCGATCTAGATGCAGTGATTGTTAATGGCGGCACTGGGATTGCTCCGAGGGACACAACCTATGATGCAATTGAAAAGCTATTAGAGAAAACCCTGCCGGGGTTTGGAGAGCTATTTCGCTGGCTCAGCTATCAAGAAATTGGCTCACGGGCGATCGCCTCTAGGGCAGTAGCAGGAGTCTACCAAAACAAGCTAATTTTCTCCGTTCCAGGCTCCACTAATGCAGTTACCCTCGCGATGGAAAAGCTGATTCTGCCAGAACTCGTACATCTAGCGAGCCAAATACAGTTAAAGCCTTAA
- the psb28 gene encoding photosystem II reaction center protein Psb28: MAEIQFSRGITEDAVPDVRVTRSRDGSNGTATFYFERPKALSASNTDAITGMYLIDEEGEISTREVKAKFVNGQPEALEAFYYMQSTEEWERFMRFMERYSEENDLGFSKS; this comes from the coding sequence ATGGCTGAAATCCAATTTTCCAGAGGTATTACCGAAGATGCAGTTCCTGACGTTCGTGTCACTCGTTCTCGCGACGGCAGCAATGGTACTGCAACCTTCTACTTTGAGCGGCCTAAGGCTTTAAGTGCTAGCAACACTGATGCCATTACAGGGATGTACCTGATCGACGAAGAAGGCGAAATCTCCACACGTGAAGTAAAAGCTAAGTTCGTCAATGGCCAACCAGAAGCACTGGAAGCTTTTTATTACATGCAGTCTACCGAAGAGTGGGAGCGCTTTATGCGATTCATGGAACGCTACTCAGAAGAGAACGATCTAGGATTCAGTAAGTCTTAG